CGCTTCGCTCTGCCCCCGTACGGGTGCGGCCGTGCTCCGCGAAGGAGTTGGTCCTGTGTCGAGGCGTCGTATCTCCGCGTTCGTGGCCGCGCTCGTGCTCGCAAGCGCCGCGCCGGTGCTCCTGCCGGCATCCAGCGCGTCCGCGGCGGCCTGTTCGAGCTACCCGAACTGGGTGGCCGGCCAGTCGTACGTCACCGGCAACATCGTCCGCTACACCGACGGCAAGGCATACATAGCCGAGCACGACAACCCGGGCTACGACCCCATCATCAGCACCTGGTTCTGGGAGCCGTACGCCTGTGACGGAGGCACCACACCCCCCAGCCCGTCCGGCTTCGTCGTGAGCGAGGCGCAGTTCAACCAGATGTTCCCGAACCGGAATTCCTTCTACACGTACAGCGGGCTGACGGCCGCGCTGAGCGCCTACCCCGGCTTCGCGAACACCGGCAGCGACACCGTGAAGAAGCAGGAGGCCGCGGCCTTCCTCGCCAACGTCAGCCACGAGACCGGCGGTCTCGTCCACATCGTCGAGCAGAACACCGCCAACTACCCCCACTACTGCGACTGGAGCCAGCCGTACGGCTGCCCGGCCGGCCAGGCCGCCTACTACGGCCGCGGACCGATCCAGCTCAGCTGGAAC
This genomic stretch from Streptomyces sp. NBC_00878 harbors:
- a CDS encoding glycoside hydrolase family 19 protein, whose amino-acid sequence is MSRRRISAFVAALVLASAAPVLLPASSASAAACSSYPNWVAGQSYVTGNIVRYTDGKAYIAEHDNPGYDPIISTWFWEPYACDGGTTPPSPSGFVVSEAQFNQMFPNRNSFYTYSGLTAALSAYPGFANTGSDTVKKQEAAAFLANVSHETGGLVHIVEQNTANYPHYCDWSQPYGCPAGQAAYYGRGPIQLSWNFNYKAAGDALGIDLLNNPWLVQNDSAVAWKTGLWYWNTQNGPGTMTPHNAMVNQAGFGQTIRSINGSLECDGKNPAQVQSRVNNYTRFTQILGTTTGNNLYC